A region of Myxococcus stipitatus DSM 14675 DNA encodes the following proteins:
- a CDS encoding Re/Si-specific NAD(P)(+) transhydrogenase subunit alpha, with translation MLSCMIIAIPRETVPGERRVALVAESVKRLVGKKHEVVVESGAGQGAECSDEEFRAVGARIESSAEAVYAAADVLLKIQPPDAAEVERLKADSVLVSLAYPMSNPKLAKEIARRKVTLLATDMIPRTTLAQMMDVLSSQATIAGYRAVLLAAEGLPRLFPMLMTAAGTIPPAKVLVLGAGVAGLQAIATARRLGAVVEAYDVRKVVKEQVESLGARFVNIDIEDAAGSGGYAKELSDEAKRKQAEVLATHVAKSDAVITTALVPGRRAPVLLPADMVRRMKSGSVVVDIAAEQGGNCELTRPGERYRTETGVTVIGERNLPSQLAVHASAMYSRNMEKLLGHVTDKDGVLKLDVSDEIVKGMLITRGGDVVHPAVADVAMREG, from the coding sequence ATGCTGTCTTGCATGATCATCGCCATTCCCCGTGAAACAGTGCCGGGCGAACGGCGGGTCGCGCTCGTGGCGGAGAGCGTGAAACGCCTCGTCGGCAAGAAGCACGAAGTGGTGGTCGAGAGTGGTGCGGGCCAGGGCGCGGAGTGCTCCGACGAGGAGTTCCGTGCCGTGGGTGCGCGCATCGAGTCGAGCGCGGAGGCTGTCTATGCCGCGGCCGATGTGCTGCTCAAGATCCAGCCGCCGGACGCGGCGGAGGTGGAGCGGCTCAAGGCGGACTCGGTGTTGGTGAGCCTGGCCTATCCCATGTCGAACCCGAAGCTGGCGAAGGAGATTGCGCGGCGCAAGGTGACGCTCCTGGCCACGGACATGATTCCGCGCACGACGCTGGCGCAGATGATGGACGTGCTCAGCTCGCAGGCCACCATCGCGGGCTATCGCGCGGTGCTGCTGGCGGCGGAGGGGCTGCCCCGGTTGTTCCCCATGCTGATGACGGCGGCCGGCACCATTCCTCCCGCGAAGGTGCTGGTGCTGGGCGCGGGCGTCGCGGGCCTGCAGGCCATCGCCACGGCGCGCCGGCTGGGCGCGGTGGTGGAGGCGTACGACGTGCGCAAGGTGGTGAAGGAGCAGGTGGAGAGCCTGGGCGCGCGCTTCGTCAACATCGACATCGAGGACGCCGCGGGCTCCGGAGGCTACGCGAAGGAGTTGAGCGACGAGGCCAAGCGCAAGCAGGCCGAGGTGCTCGCGACACACGTGGCGAAGTCGGACGCGGTCATCACCACGGCGCTGGTGCCCGGGCGGCGCGCGCCGGTGCTGCTGCCCGCGGACATGGTGCGGCGGATGAAGAGCGGCTCGGTGGTGGTGGACATCGCCGCCGAGCAAGGGGGCAACTGTGAGCTGACGAGGCCCGGGGAGCGCTACCGCACGGAGACAGGAGTCACCGTCATCGGGGAGCGCAACCTGCCCAGTCAGCTCGCGGTGCATGCCAGCGCGATGTACTCGCGCAACATGGAGAAGCTGCTCGGGCACGTCACCGACAAGGACGGCGTGCTCAAGCTGGATGTCTCGGATGAAATCGTGAAGGGCATGCTCATCACCCGTGGCGGGGACGTCGTCCACCCGGCCGTGGCGGATGTGGCCATGAGGGAGGGGTGA
- a CDS encoding NAD(P) transhydrogenase subunit alpha, with the protein MSLTLIFGLYVFFLAAFTGYQVISKVPHLLHTPLMAFTNAISGISLVGSLLAAGGHFGTLSTALGAVAVLAASINVIGGFLITDRMLRMFKKKGGAR; encoded by the coding sequence ATGTCTCTGACGCTCATCTTCGGCCTGTACGTCTTCTTCCTGGCGGCCTTCACCGGCTACCAGGTCATCTCCAAGGTGCCTCACCTGTTGCATACGCCGCTGATGGCTTTCACCAACGCCATCTCCGGAATCTCCCTGGTGGGCTCGCTGCTCGCGGCGGGCGGACACTTCGGGACCTTGTCGACGGCGCTGGGCGCGGTGGCGGTGCTCGCCGCGAGCATCAACGTCATCGGCGGGTTCCTCATCACCGACCGCATGCTGCGGATGTTCAAGAAGAAGGGAGGCGCGCGATGA
- a CDS encoding NAD(P)(+) transhydrogenase (Re/Si-specific) subunit beta: MTAAQPQVAQAVIGALSTTETFVQLLYLTASILFVLGLKDLGDAQTARRGVLLAEIGMVAAVAGTLLFGVDKGIIVRWEWIVVALLIGTGVGTAMGLWIPMTKMPERIALSHAFGGLAVALVGVVEYLNHGGPQMGTLHITATGLEVALGALTFTGSLMAFGKLQGFITGRPVTYPLQNLSNLAMIVGTLGLIGLLVYSPGASWAFYAVATLGVLLGVLLVLPIGGADMPVVICLLNSYAGLAASATGFALDNNVLIICGALDGFSGFLLGMMMSKAMNRSFSNVLFGAFGAAPEGKAVTEGAAPSGPAPNVGSVEEAAEVLRAARSVIVVPGYGMAVSQAQHAVRDLANVLAANGCDVRYAIHPVAGRMPGHMNVLLAEANVPYDHLFDLDVINDDFTATDVALVVGANDVVNPAARSNQSSPIYGMPILSADMAKTCVVLKRSLNAGFAGIENELFVRSNTMMVLGDAKKTLMQFTSALKE, from the coding sequence ATGACCGCCGCCCAGCCGCAGGTCGCGCAGGCCGTCATCGGGGCGCTCTCCACGACGGAGACCTTCGTCCAGCTCCTCTACCTCACCGCCTCCATCCTCTTCGTCCTGGGCCTGAAGGACCTGGGCGACGCACAGACGGCGCGCCGGGGTGTGCTGCTGGCGGAGATAGGCATGGTGGCCGCCGTCGCCGGCACGCTGCTGTTCGGCGTGGACAAGGGCATCATCGTGCGGTGGGAGTGGATTGTCGTGGCGCTCCTCATCGGCACGGGCGTGGGCACGGCCATGGGCCTGTGGATTCCCATGACGAAGATGCCGGAGCGCATCGCGCTGTCGCACGCCTTCGGTGGACTCGCCGTGGCGTTGGTCGGCGTCGTCGAATACCTGAACCACGGCGGCCCGCAGATGGGGACGCTGCACATCACCGCCACGGGGCTCGAGGTCGCGCTGGGCGCGCTGACCTTCACCGGCAGCTTGATGGCGTTCGGAAAGCTGCAGGGCTTCATCACCGGACGGCCCGTCACCTATCCGCTGCAGAACCTGTCGAACCTGGCGATGATTGTCGGCACGCTGGGGCTCATCGGCCTGCTGGTCTATTCGCCGGGGGCCTCCTGGGCCTTCTACGCGGTGGCCACGCTGGGCGTGCTGCTGGGGGTGTTGCTGGTGCTCCCCATCGGCGGCGCGGACATGCCGGTGGTCATCTGCTTGCTCAACTCCTACGCGGGCCTGGCGGCCTCGGCCACGGGGTTCGCGCTGGACAACAACGTGCTCATCATCTGCGGCGCGCTGGACGGCTTCTCCGGCTTCCTGCTCGGCATGATGATGTCCAAGGCGATGAACCGCTCGTTCTCCAACGTGCTGTTCGGCGCGTTCGGCGCGGCGCCCGAAGGCAAGGCCGTCACGGAAGGCGCGGCCCCGTCGGGTCCGGCGCCGAACGTGGGCAGCGTGGAGGAGGCCGCGGAGGTGCTGCGCGCGGCGCGCTCCGTCATCGTCGTGCCGGGCTACGGCATGGCCGTGTCGCAGGCGCAGCACGCGGTCAGGGACCTGGCCAATGTCCTCGCGGCCAACGGCTGTGACGTGCGCTACGCCATCCACCCGGTGGCGGGCCGCATGCCCGGGCACATGAACGTGCTGCTCGCGGAAGCCAACGTCCCGTATGACCACCTGTTCGACCTGGACGTCATCAACGACGACTTCACCGCCACCGACGTGGCGCTCGTAGTGGGAGCCAACGACGTCGTGAATCCCGCCGCGCGCTCCAACCAGAGCAGCCCCATCTACGGCATGCCCATCCTCTCCGCCGACATGGCGAAGACGTGTGTCGTGCTCAAGCGCTCACTCAACGCGGGCTTCGCCGGCATCGAGAACGAGCTCTTCGTGCGCTCCAACACGATGATGGTGCTGGGCGACGCGAAGAAGACGCTGATGCAGTTCACCTCCGCCCTCAAGGAATAG
- a CDS encoding AgmX/PglI C-terminal domain-containing protein, with amino-acid sequence MTGSPEPDGGGTPVFGGVSDAELDVFVGQLRTDKNPRAPAAAASSRARGDVHGDRLHKGVRRSLVSSVLAEEAPAQARPPEEKHAWFVVLGAGSVGPLDAQALKGHWDRGELGPDSLCWRVGFAAWLPLGQVPELIETFAPLPLELSAAVDAALSALADGPDLSPMVPMATGSAAPALIAAASSVSVPVDPVGAHAVLAEVTAASEQVEARWRLSGWWFTLAGGVAGGVTVALVMGLMGGWSGISAVLARKKDVAPVAASPSPVEAAPVVSPPPVAAAPVTPAPVAATSPAAVVVPVEAPAPAVEKRATEGSGVAGAGGGASPAVTSPARPSLTGVATVERGGALPVLSASGGGLGTSLVGTSSTSRVARDVESAPAAAVAARVPELKLGSSKKPASPPAPTMAPASAEPAKPASDDDLGLDEDFDRELSGPVAGSGKREGPRNVYVPPVAPIQNPRVTLTQSDVFEVVLAKKAEVTACANAKPRPVDEGTRVVVRWTILPSGEVDEVVTETASLKGTAFARCVEGRVRAWVFPKHQEQGGAVRFPFVF; translated from the coding sequence ATGACGGGTTCCCCGGAGCCGGATGGCGGAGGCACTCCCGTGTTCGGTGGTGTGTCGGACGCTGAGCTGGATGTCTTCGTTGGCCAGCTGCGCACGGACAAGAACCCGCGGGCCCCCGCGGCGGCGGCGTCCTCGCGGGCTCGCGGTGACGTGCACGGAGATCGGCTGCACAAGGGGGTGCGCCGCTCCCTGGTGTCGTCCGTGTTGGCGGAGGAGGCCCCCGCGCAGGCGCGGCCTCCCGAGGAGAAGCACGCCTGGTTCGTCGTCCTGGGCGCGGGCTCGGTGGGGCCTCTCGACGCGCAGGCCCTCAAGGGACATTGGGACCGGGGAGAGCTCGGGCCGGACTCGCTGTGCTGGCGCGTGGGGTTCGCCGCGTGGCTGCCCTTGGGGCAGGTGCCGGAGCTGATCGAGACATTCGCGCCGTTGCCCCTGGAGCTGAGCGCCGCGGTGGATGCGGCCTTGAGCGCGCTGGCGGACGGGCCTGACCTCTCGCCGATGGTGCCCATGGCGACGGGCTCGGCCGCGCCGGCGCTGATCGCCGCGGCGTCCTCCGTGAGTGTTCCGGTGGACCCCGTGGGCGCGCATGCGGTGCTCGCGGAGGTCACCGCCGCTTCGGAGCAAGTCGAGGCCCGTTGGCGGCTGAGCGGCTGGTGGTTCACCCTGGCCGGTGGGGTCGCGGGCGGCGTGACGGTCGCCCTGGTCATGGGGTTGATGGGGGGGTGGAGCGGAATCTCCGCGGTGCTGGCTCGGAAGAAGGACGTGGCGCCCGTCGCCGCGAGCCCCAGCCCGGTGGAGGCTGCTCCCGTCGTGAGTCCTCCGCCCGTGGCCGCGGCTCCGGTGACTCCCGCGCCCGTCGCGGCGACGTCACCCGCGGCGGTGGTGGTTCCCGTCGAAGCTCCGGCCCCCGCCGTGGAGAAGCGCGCGACTGAAGGCTCCGGCGTGGCGGGGGCGGGGGGCGGTGCGTCGCCCGCGGTGACGAGTCCCGCGCGTCCGTCCCTCACGGGGGTGGCGACGGTGGAGCGGGGCGGTGCGCTGCCCGTGTTGTCGGCCTCCGGTGGAGGGCTTGGGACGTCCCTGGTGGGCACGTCGTCCACGTCTCGTGTCGCGCGCGATGTGGAGTCCGCGCCCGCCGCGGCCGTCGCCGCGCGGGTGCCCGAGCTCAAGCTGGGGTCCAGCAAGAAGCCCGCGTCGCCGCCTGCGCCCACGATGGCTCCGGCGAGTGCGGAGCCCGCGAAGCCGGCCTCCGACGATGACCTGGGGCTCGACGAGGACTTCGACCGGGAGCTGTCGGGGCCTGTCGCGGGCTCGGGCAAGCGAGAGGGCCCCCGGAATGTGTACGTGCCTCCCGTGGCGCCCATCCAGAATCCTCGCGTGACGCTCACGCAGTCGGATGTCTTCGAGGTGGTGCTCGCCAAGAAGGCGGAGGTCACCGCGTGCGCCAACGCCAAGCCGCGTCCCGTGGACGAGGGCACTCGCGTGGTGGTCCGTTGGACCATCCTGCCCAGCGGCGAAGTGGATGAAGTCGTGACGGAGACGGCCTCGCTGAAGGGCACCGCGTTCGCGCGTTGCGTCGAGGGGCGTGTCCGCGCGTGGGTCTTCCCCAAGCACCAGGAGCAAGGGGGCGCCGTGCGCTTCCCGTTCGTCTTCTAG
- a CDS encoding DUF1330 domain-containing protein, whose product MPAYVVVEVSVHDVQTYERYKQLAPPSIALYGGRYLVRGGATEALEGTWQPPRFVLLEFPTVAHARDWWSSPEYAAAKALRHASAHTMMLLMDGLPGEDRHAGVSTGANGASASP is encoded by the coding sequence ATGCCTGCCTACGTCGTCGTCGAGGTCTCGGTGCATGACGTCCAGACGTATGAGCGCTACAAGCAGCTCGCGCCGCCCTCCATCGCGCTCTACGGCGGGCGCTATCTCGTGCGCGGCGGGGCCACCGAGGCGCTCGAGGGGACGTGGCAGCCTCCGCGCTTCGTGCTGCTCGAGTTCCCCACCGTCGCACACGCTCGCGACTGGTGGAGCTCTCCCGAGTACGCCGCCGCCAAGGCCCTGCGCCATGCCAGCGCGCACACGATGATGTTGTTGATGGATGGACTCCCCGGGGAGGACCGGCACGCCGGGGTGTCGACTGGCGCCAATGGGGCCTCCGCGTCGCCCTGA
- a CDS encoding S28 family serine protease produces the protein MGWGIALAFREEGLGQGWSAMSSLEHLSRRCLLLLCVLAVACGEEDRPPRDEDILSRLLAIPGLTVREEPVGPGIPPDHRFFVMEFDQPADHAQPEGQRFRQKLTLLHASSARPMVLYTSGYFVSTQPSRREPTQWLEANQLSIEHRFFGTSRPAPADWSQLTIRQSADDFHRIVEAFKPLYPARWISTGASKGGETMVFFRRFYPGDVAGTVAYVAPLARFDDDRFIAFQESVGAASCRERLKSFQHAALDNRAALLAELDTRATRRGLTFNHLGKDVALEHAIIEHYFYFWQYESQSRCGTVPTPSASATVLMDELDGLVDMGSFSDSQVEAYGPYNYQAAVELGYPRPFETHLAGRLQFPGTDVPQAYAPRGVPTTFQPGSMPDIQDWVSREGERLMFVYGGNDPWSAAPYTLGGARDSVLYTVPGGNHGARLALLPEAQRNEARALLRQWADLEFGASELRTSNRWLEPEGEEWGPRLGRPRSR, from the coding sequence GTGGGCTGGGGCATCGCGCTCGCATTCCGCGAGGAAGGGCTCGGCCAGGGCTGGAGCGCCATGTCGTCCCTCGAGCATCTCTCGCGCCGCTGTCTCCTCCTGCTGTGTGTGCTGGCCGTCGCTTGCGGAGAGGAGGACAGGCCGCCGCGGGACGAGGACATCCTGAGCCGACTGTTGGCCATCCCGGGGCTCACCGTCCGCGAGGAGCCCGTGGGACCGGGGATTCCCCCGGACCACCGGTTCTTCGTCATGGAGTTCGACCAGCCCGCGGACCATGCGCAGCCAGAGGGGCAGCGCTTCCGCCAGAAGCTGACGCTGCTGCACGCCTCGAGCGCGCGGCCCATGGTGCTCTACACCAGTGGCTACTTCGTCTCCACGCAGCCCTCGCGGCGCGAGCCCACGCAGTGGCTGGAGGCCAATCAGCTCTCCATCGAGCACCGCTTCTTCGGAACGAGCAGGCCCGCTCCCGCGGACTGGAGCCAGCTCACCATCCGCCAGTCCGCGGATGACTTCCACCGCATCGTGGAAGCCTTCAAGCCGCTGTATCCGGCTCGATGGATCTCCACGGGCGCGAGCAAGGGCGGCGAGACGATGGTGTTCTTCCGTCGCTTCTACCCGGGCGACGTGGCGGGGACGGTGGCGTATGTCGCGCCGCTCGCGCGCTTCGATGATGACCGCTTCATCGCCTTCCAGGAGTCCGTGGGCGCGGCGTCGTGCCGCGAGCGGCTGAAGTCCTTCCAGCACGCGGCGCTGGACAATCGCGCGGCCCTCCTCGCGGAGCTGGACACGCGGGCCACGCGGCGCGGCCTCACGTTCAACCACCTGGGGAAGGACGTCGCGCTGGAGCACGCCATCATCGAGCACTACTTCTACTTCTGGCAGTACGAGTCCCAGTCGCGCTGCGGCACCGTGCCGACGCCGTCCGCTTCCGCCACCGTGCTCATGGACGAGCTGGACGGGCTCGTCGACATGGGCAGCTTCTCCGACAGCCAGGTGGAAGCCTATGGCCCCTACAACTACCAGGCCGCCGTGGAGCTGGGCTACCCACGGCCCTTCGAGACGCACCTGGCCGGCCGCCTCCAGTTTCCTGGCACTGACGTCCCCCAGGCCTACGCGCCGCGCGGTGTCCCCACGACCTTCCAGCCGGGCTCGATGCCAGACATCCAGGACTGGGTCTCCCGGGAAGGGGAGCGCCTGATGTTCGTCTATGGCGGGAACGACCCGTGGTCCGCCGCGCCGTACACACTGGGGGGCGCGCGCGACTCCGTCCTCTACACCGTGCCGGGCGGCAACCACGGCGCGCGGCTGGCGCTGCTCCCGGAGGCCCAACGCAACGAGGCCCGCGCCCTCCTTCGTCAGTGGGCTGACTTGGAGTTCGGGGCCTCGGAACTGCGAACGTCAAACAGGTGGCTGGAGCCCGAAGGCGAGGAGTGGGGTCCCCGCCTCGGGCGTCCGCGGTCGCGCTAG
- a CDS encoding M4 family metallopeptidase, with protein sequence MSIRRLDTKPVAVRSTNETPKNTAKSASAPLTIKDGFSSGTRTSELARAEKTLTQAPVGAGRLALGSKEAQNAVQTSLSHLNPLKGAQTLLPQPTTFVPANVERDALGMTHVRLDRVHEGVKVFGEQVVTHLDKDGKVSSVTGEQSTVPAGLGRELPKLNTQSAIDIARKEFGAKPDKQPNAERVIYQDKAGKYHSAYRVQMSQIEGQDRPRKMNYLVDANTGKIFESYNEIGGFYGSNRALPKRSTDITAANTTPAEIKDNSTVTSKVTVAQEGNVEKLKLDLDIAHTFKGDLKVTLTSPSGKSAVVHNRTGGGTDDVKGSFDLSEFAGESTKGEWTLTVEDKAKRDTGTLKGWSLNITPKESKPPVETPNNGTVDDTSLYSGKVALETTKKPDGKYTLEDSTRGKGVNTYDAMNKQTASGQTQLTDDNNVWGEATDGARTKAAVDAHYGAAMTYDFMKDVLGRNSIDGAGEALNSFVHVRTNYVNAFWDGTKMSYGDGDGKTSGPLTALDIAGHEITHGLTERTAGLIYRNESGGLNEAFSDIMGAGVEWYASTKNPDVKFNWTVGETAWTPGNGGEDGLRYMNDPTKDGYSIDHYSNYPKQTEVHGSSGIANNAFYLLANGGTNRTSKVEVKDGIGMDKGLKIYYRALAHYMTPNTTFAQAREATIKAATDLYGADSTELAKVKESWTAVGVN encoded by the coding sequence ATGAGCATTCGTCGCCTCGACACCAAGCCCGTCGCCGTTCGTTCCACCAACGAGACCCCGAAGAACACGGCGAAGTCCGCCTCCGCCCCGCTGACGATCAAGGATGGCTTCAGCTCCGGGACGCGCACGTCGGAGCTGGCGCGTGCCGAGAAGACGCTCACGCAGGCCCCGGTGGGTGCGGGTCGGCTGGCGCTCGGCAGCAAGGAAGCGCAGAACGCCGTCCAGACGTCGCTGTCGCACCTCAACCCGCTGAAGGGCGCGCAGACGCTGCTGCCCCAGCCCACGACCTTCGTCCCGGCCAACGTGGAGCGCGACGCGCTCGGCATGACGCACGTCCGCCTGGACCGCGTCCACGAGGGCGTGAAGGTCTTCGGTGAGCAGGTCGTCACGCACCTCGACAAGGACGGCAAGGTGTCGAGCGTCACGGGCGAGCAGTCCACGGTCCCCGCGGGCCTGGGCCGTGAGCTGCCCAAGCTGAACACCCAGTCCGCCATCGACATCGCGCGCAAGGAGTTCGGCGCGAAGCCGGACAAGCAGCCGAACGCCGAGCGGGTCATCTACCAGGACAAGGCCGGCAAGTATCACTCCGCCTACCGCGTGCAGATGTCGCAGATCGAGGGCCAGGACCGCCCCCGCAAGATGAACTACCTGGTGGATGCGAACACCGGGAAGATCTTCGAGTCCTACAACGAGATTGGCGGCTTCTACGGCTCCAACCGCGCCCTGCCCAAGCGCTCCACGGACATCACCGCGGCGAACACCACGCCCGCGGAGATCAAGGACAACAGCACCGTCACGTCCAAGGTCACCGTCGCGCAGGAAGGCAACGTCGAGAAGCTGAAGCTGGACCTGGACATCGCCCACACGTTCAAGGGCGACCTGAAGGTCACGCTGACCAGCCCCTCCGGCAAGAGCGCCGTGGTGCACAACCGCACGGGCGGCGGCACCGACGACGTGAAGGGCTCCTTCGACCTGAGCGAGTTCGCCGGTGAGTCCACCAAGGGCGAGTGGACGCTGACCGTCGAGGACAAGGCCAAGCGCGACACGGGCACCCTGAAGGGCTGGAGCCTCAACATCACCCCGAAGGAGTCCAAGCCGCCGGTCGAGACGCCGAACAACGGCACGGTGGACGACACCTCGCTGTACAGCGGCAAGGTGGCCCTGGAGACGACGAAGAAGCCGGATGGCAAGTACACGCTCGAGGACTCCACGCGCGGCAAGGGCGTGAACACCTACGACGCGATGAACAAGCAGACGGCGTCGGGCCAGACGCAGCTCACCGACGACAACAACGTCTGGGGCGAGGCCACCGACGGCGCGCGCACCAAGGCGGCCGTGGACGCGCACTACGGCGCGGCGATGACGTACGACTTCATGAAGGACGTGCTGGGCCGCAACTCCATCGACGGCGCGGGCGAGGCGCTCAACTCCTTCGTCCACGTTCGGACCAACTACGTCAACGCGTTCTGGGACGGCACGAAGATGAGCTACGGCGACGGCGACGGGAAGACGTCCGGCCCGCTCACCGCGCTGGACATCGCGGGCCATGAAATCACCCACGGCCTCACCGAGCGCACCGCCGGCCTCATCTACCGCAACGAGTCGGGTGGCCTGAACGAGGCGTTCAGCGACATCATGGGCGCGGGCGTGGAGTGGTACGCGTCCACGAAGAACCCGGACGTGAAGTTCAACTGGACGGTGGGCGAGACGGCCTGGACGCCGGGCAACGGCGGCGAGGACGGCCTGCGCTACATGAACGACCCGACCAAGGACGGGTACTCCATCGACCACTACAGCAACTACCCGAAGCAGACCGAGGTGCACGGCTCCAGCGGCATCGCGAACAACGCGTTCTACCTGCTGGCCAACGGCGGCACGAACCGCACGTCCAAGGTCGAGGTCAAGGACGGCATCGGCATGGACAAGGGCCTGAAGATCTACTACCGCGCCCTGGCCCACTACATGACGCCGAACACCACGTTCGCCCAGGCGCGCGAGGCCACCATCAAGGCGGCCACGGACCTGTACGGCGCGGACTCCACCGAGCTGGCGAAGGTGAAGGAGAGCTGGACCGCCGTCGGCGTGAACTAG
- a CDS encoding RDD family protein — MPLPPSSETESVPQAHCPLHPEVLATGICQRCGTFICVDCRRRGRDGRSYCGPCLNKALPALASRRDRFWANLVDSLFVTLPLLGGIIMPIIAFSDSAKEGPDDFGVFLLLSPLLVLVVTLGIQIAMVVKTGQSLGKRWRGIRVIRMNGQPITIVRLALLRNLLPVWLSQVTGVFGLVDALFIFREDHRCLHDHLADTQVVNVESDRPLRPY, encoded by the coding sequence ATGCCTCTTCCGCCTTCCTCTGAAACCGAGTCCGTCCCCCAGGCGCACTGCCCGCTCCACCCCGAGGTCCTGGCCACGGGCATCTGCCAACGCTGTGGCACGTTCATCTGCGTCGATTGCCGCCGCCGTGGCAGGGATGGACGTTCCTACTGTGGGCCCTGCCTGAACAAGGCGCTCCCGGCACTCGCCAGCCGACGCGACCGCTTCTGGGCCAACCTGGTCGACTCCTTGTTCGTCACCCTCCCGCTGCTCGGCGGCATCATCATGCCCATCATCGCCTTCAGCGACTCCGCGAAGGAGGGCCCGGATGACTTTGGCGTCTTCCTGCTCCTCTCGCCCCTCCTCGTCCTCGTGGTGACGCTGGGCATCCAGATCGCCATGGTGGTGAAGACGGGGCAGAGCCTGGGCAAGCGGTGGCGAGGCATCCGAGTGATCCGGATGAACGGGCAGCCCATCACCATCGTGAGACTGGCACTGCTCCGCAACCTGCTGCCTGTCTGGTTGAGCCAGGTGACGGGTGTGTTTGGCCTTGTCGACGCATTGTTCATCTTCCGGGAAGACCACCGCTGTCTTCACGACCACCTGGCGGACACCCAGGTCGTCAACGTCGAGTCAGACAGGCCCCTGCGTCCGTATTGA
- a CDS encoding RDD family protein, translating to MSAPRPDVRELSTEARCPLHPSASAVATCERCGNFACDQCVRRGPDLLSYCQSCLGRGPEFVTLASRGDRLLATLFDAFIISAPLFFAGVGQGLASARKTGFSPIWVSFALLITLGVLVAQLFGVARTGQSLGKRWRGIKVVRMDGSPVSLGVLLLVRNLIPHGVSQLTLGVTGILDTLFIFREDRRCLHDLIAGTQVVYASSDESSRHA from the coding sequence ATGTCCGCGCCGCGTCCCGACGTGCGAGAGCTGTCCACCGAAGCCCGTTGTCCGCTCCACCCCTCGGCCTCCGCGGTCGCCACCTGTGAGCGCTGTGGCAACTTCGCCTGCGACCAGTGCGTCCGCCGGGGCCCCGACCTGCTGTCCTACTGCCAGTCCTGTCTGGGCAGGGGCCCCGAATTCGTGACGCTCGCGAGCCGGGGAGACCGGCTCCTCGCCACCCTGTTCGACGCCTTCATCATCAGCGCGCCCTTGTTCTTCGCGGGCGTCGGCCAAGGCCTCGCCTCCGCGAGGAAGACGGGGTTCTCTCCCATCTGGGTCTCCTTCGCCCTCCTCATCACCCTCGGGGTGCTCGTCGCCCAGCTGTTCGGCGTCGCGCGCACGGGGCAGAGCCTGGGCAAGCGCTGGCGCGGCATCAAGGTGGTCCGCATGGATGGGAGCCCCGTCTCCCTCGGGGTCCTGCTTCTCGTCCGCAACCTGATTCCCCACGGCGTGAGCCAACTGACGCTCGGTGTGACGGGCATCCTCGACACGCTCTTCATCTTTCGCGAGGACCGGCGCTGTCTCCACGACCTCATCGCGGGCACCCAGGTCGTCTACGCCTCGTCGGACGAGAGCTCGAGACACGCTTGA
- the mrtX gene encoding myxosortase MrtX, with product MTQTVATPWRPSAVQEALGLWAVGFAGIIAAFLAFGGTSIPKLVATVGFLYLPLIPMRWRDEDYRDYGLSARAWREDVRLFLIVSAIVGPLFFLGFAGFAELLPHLPEAVARHLTPLGGEVHFQWRLPSRFGEWVVDQLFVVALPEEFFYRGYLQARLRDAWPQGRKFLGVRLGPAFWLTAVLFALGHLAIFQAWRLSVFFPALLFGWMRERTGTVIGAALFHAACNLFIRVLEVSFFGGA from the coding sequence ATGACCCAGACGGTGGCGACCCCTTGGCGCCCCAGCGCCGTGCAGGAAGCCCTTGGCCTCTGGGCCGTGGGTTTCGCCGGCATCATCGCCGCGTTCCTCGCCTTTGGTGGCACCAGCATCCCCAAGCTGGTGGCGACGGTGGGATTCCTCTACCTGCCGCTCATCCCCATGCGCTGGCGCGACGAGGACTACCGCGACTACGGCCTGTCCGCGCGCGCGTGGCGAGAGGACGTGCGGCTGTTCCTCATCGTCTCCGCCATCGTCGGCCCCCTCTTCTTCCTGGGCTTCGCCGGGTTCGCGGAACTCCTCCCCCACCTGCCGGAGGCCGTCGCGCGGCACCTCACGCCCCTGGGGGGGGAGGTCCACTTCCAATGGCGCCTCCCCTCGCGCTTCGGGGAGTGGGTGGTGGATCAGCTCTTCGTCGTCGCGCTGCCCGAGGAGTTCTTCTACCGGGGCTATCTCCAGGCGCGCCTGCGGGATGCCTGGCCCCAGGGCCGCAAGTTCCTGGGCGTGCGGCTGGGCCCGGCCTTCTGGCTGACGGCCGTGCTGTTCGCCCTGGGCCACCTGGCCATCTTCCAGGCCTGGCGCCTGTCGGTCTTCTTCCCCGCCCTGCTCTTCGGCTGGATGCGCGAGCGCACCGGCACCGTGATTGGCGCCGCGCTCTTTCACGCCGCGTGCAACCTCTTTATCCGGGTCCTGGAGGTGTCTTTCTTCGGAGGAGCCTGA